The genomic DNA GTGCACATCGTTGATATGCGTCTGCGTCCGCCGCTGAAGACCTGGGTAGGCAAGCTGCAGTTCACACGGGGCGACGATTACTATCGGAACCTTGGATACGAGCGTCCCGCCTCCACACGAACTCAGTCGATGGCCGATCTCCTGCGCGAGATGGACGACGCGGGAGTGCAATGGGGGGTCATCATGGGTCGTCAGTCCGAAGAGCCGCTCGGCGTCATTCCAAACGACGAGATCGCGGCATGCGTCGAGCAGCATCCCGACCGCTTCGTGGGTTGGGTAGGGCTCGACCTGAGTCAGCCGATCCACTGGTGCCTCGAGGAAATCGATCGTTGCCTGAAGACGCCGGGCTTCAAAGGCGTCTCGATCGAGCCGCCTATATCGAAGGACCCGACGATCCACAGCCCGGCGGACCGGCGCCTCTACCCGATCTATGAAGAGTGCGTGCGCCGCGGCGTTCCGATCAACATCACCTTGAGTGCGCAGCTCCAGGCGCGCCTGGGCCGTCCCTACGAAGACAGCTCGCCGATCCCGCTGTTTCAAGTGGCAAAAGATTTTCCAAAGCTCGTCATTCACGTTGCTCACGCCGCATGGCCCTACGTGATGGACATGATCGGCGTCGGATTCGTGTGTCCGAACGTTTGGCTCTCACCAGATCAGTACATGGTCAAGCGACTGCCCGGTGCCGAAGAGTACGTGAAAGCCGTCAGGAACTACTTTTACGACCGTGCATGTTTCGGCACGGCGTATCCGAGCCGGCCGCACAAACATATGGTCCGCGAGTACCAAGAGCTCGGCTTCACCTCCGAAGTATTCGACAAGGTCATGTCGAAGAACGCTCTGCGCCTCATGAACATGGCTTGATGTGCCGAGCACCATTGTCGACATGCGGATGCGCGCGCCGCATACCGTGCCGCCGGACCGCGAAGGAAGACCGGCGGCACGAGCCGCTGATCTTCAAACTACAACCTCACTCATTGGCGCGCCCGGATTGTTCCTGACGCCGCGTCCCCGTTCGTTATAGCTTGCCGCTCGTTGTCGGTTATCATGTGCAACATCACCGAACGTGTGCAAAGACCCCGTTCGACGCCCCGCGCTGCTCGAGATGACTTCAGACGCCGTCAACACACAGGACCTTCATTACCTCAGCATCAGTGAAGCGTCTTCGCTCATACGCGACCGGAAGCCCTCGCCTGTCGAAGTGGTCCGCTCTCATCTCGACCGTATCGACGCGCTGCAGCCGCGTCTTCATGCATTCATTACCGTCACTCGCGAGCAGGCACTCGAGAACGCGCGCCGTGCGGAGCGAGACATTCAGAAAGGCACCTATCGCGGCTCTTTGCACGGCATACCGCTGGCGCACAAAGACATCATCTGGACTCACGGCGTCCGAACCACACCGCATTCCCGCCGTCTCAAGGACTGGGTCCCTGCAGAAAACGCCACGGTCTTCGAGTGCCTGCGCGCAGGGGCGGAGACATGCTGATCTTCGACACGCTGAACGAATTTCGAGAGAC from Betaproteobacteria bacterium includes the following:
- a CDS encoding amidohydrolase family protein — translated: MHIVDMRLRPPLKTWVGKLQFTRGDDYYRNLGYERPASTRTQSMADLLREMDDAGVQWGVIMGRQSEEPLGVIPNDEIAACVEQHPDRFVGWVGLDLSQPIHWCLEEIDRCLKTPGFKGVSIEPPISKDPTIHSPADRRLYPIYEECVRRGVPINITLSAQLQARLGRPYEDSSPIPLFQVAKDFPKLVIHVAHAAWPYVMDMIGVGFVCPNVWLSPDQYMVKRLPGAEEYVKAVRNYFYDRACFGTAYPSRPHKHMVREYQELGFTSEVFDKVMSKNALRLMNMA